DNA sequence from the Alkaliphilus metalliredigens QYMF genome:
GAATAGGTCCTGAAACCTCAGCGCCACTCTTTTTTGCAGTTGCTACAATTTTTTCAGCAGACTGATCTACTGCTTTGTGATCATATCCCTTTAAACGGATTCTGATTTTTTGATTTGCTTTACTCATAACTTGATTTCCCTCCTTCTCATCGCACGTAGTTTGGACGTACGACTCGGATCACTGATACACTGTTCCGGGTGTGTTGATAATTTTTTAAAAAACAGTTTGCAGAAATCCCGTCGCCCGATTCTTAGATCAAGACATTCTCAACGAAAATTTTCCCTAGGGTGGGTAACCTTTCGTATCATCGCCGTCTCAGCACACTAATATATTTTATACCAAGTTCATTTAAATATCAAGGCTTTTCTTTAATTTTTTAAAGCTTTTTTCAAAGTGTTTAAAATAGATATAGAAGAAGAGACGCGCTCTTCTTCTATATGCCATTTACTTAACAGTTATTGTATTGAAATTACTCTATAATAGAAGCGACAACTCCAGCTCCAACTGTTCTTCCACCCTCTCGGATAGCAAATCTTAATCCTTCTTCTGTTGCAATTGGGCTAATCAGTTCAATTTCCATTGTGATGTTATCTCCTGGCATTACCATTTCTACTCCTTCTGGTAATTTAATTGATCCCGTTACGTCTGTTGTTCTAAAATAAAACTGTGGTCTGTATCCATCAAAGAATGGCGTATGTCTTCCACCCTCTTCTTTTTTCAATACATATACTTCAGCCATGAACTTTGTATGTGGCTGAATCGAACCTGTCTTCGCCAATACTTGTCCTCTTTCGATTTCATCTCTTTGGATACCTCTTAATAAGATTCCAACATTATCTCCAGCTTGTCCTTGATCTAGAAGCTTTCTAAACATCTCTACTCCTGTTACAACTAGCTTTCTTGGTGCTTCTGATAATCCAACTAGAGAAATCTCTTCTTGTACTTTTACAATTCCTCTTTCGATTCTTCCTGTTGCTACTGTTCCTCTACCTGTAATTGAGAATACATCCTCTACTGGCATTAGGAATGGCTTATCTGTATCTCTTACTGGCTCTGGAATCCATGTGTCAATTGCATCGAATAATTCAACAATTTTGTCTCCCCATGGACCTGCTGGATCTTCTAATGCTTTTAATGCTGACCCCATGATTACTGGTGTGTCATCTCCTGGGAATTCATACATGTTTAATAGATCTCTTACTTCCATCTCTACTAACTCTAGTAATTCTTCGTCATCTACCATGTCACACTTGTTTAGGAATACGACGATGTATGGTACACCTACTTGTCTTGATAATAGGATATGCTCTCTTGTTTGAGGCATTGGACCATCCGCTGCTGAACAAACTAAAATCGCTCCGTCCATTTGTGCTGCTCCTGTAATCATGTTCTTTACATAATCAGCATGTCCTGGGCAGTCTACGTGAGCATAATGTCTCTTGTCTGTTTCGTACTCCACGTGAGCTGTTGAAATTGTGATTCCTCTTTCTCTTTCTTCTGGTGCCTTATCGATCATATCGAAGGCTACCGCTCCACCTGTCCCATACCTGTTGTGCATTGTGATTGTGATTGCTGCTGTTAACGTTGTTTTACCGTGGTCTACGTGACCAATTGTTCCAATATTAACATGTGGTTTACTTCTTTCAAATTTTGCTTTTCCCATTCTATTTTCCTCCTTATATAAATCATTATTTAAATGTATTTTCATTAAACTAAGTATATAGAGTTTGGGATAGTTTCGTACTTCCTACCCCAGTTCTATACCGTAACCCCAAAGGGTTACACTTTTTACTTACCTGTCATAATTTTTTCTGAGATGCTTGCAGGTACTTGAGCGTAATGATTAAAGTGCATAGAGTACGTTGCGCGACCTTGGGTTTTTGAACGAAGGTCAGTAGAATATCCAAACATTTCAGAAAGTGGTACAAAGGCTTTAATGACTTGTGCGCCCGATCTCGATTCCATACCTTCTATCTGTCCACGTCTAGAGTTTAAATCTCCAATAACGTCTCCCATATAGTCTTCAGGTGTCACAACTTCTACCTTCATGTATGGCTCAAGTAATGCAGGACTTGCTTTTCTCATACCTTCTTTAAATGCCATTGAACCGGCAATCTTAAAGGCCATTTCAGAAGAGTCAACATCATGATAAGAACCATCATATAGTTCTACCTTGAAATCTACAACTTCATAACCAGCTAAGATACCATTTACCATAGCACCTTGAATTCCTTGGTCAACAGCTGGGACGTATTCTCTTGGAATGGATCCTCCAACAGTTGAGTTAGTAAACTCATATCCAATACCAGGCTCTTGAGGTATCATACGAATCTTAACATGTCCGTATTGTCCACGACCACCAGATTGCTTGGCATATTTCGCTTCCACTTCCACTGCCTTTGTGATTGTTTCTTTGTAAGCAACCTGTGGTTTTCCCACAGTTGCTTCCACTTTAAACTCACGCATCATTCTATCTACGATGATTTCTAAGTGAAGCTCACCCATACCTGCAATAATTGTTTGAGAAGTTTCTTCATCTGTGTAGGTTTTAAATGTCGGATCTTCCTCAGCAAGCTTTTGAAGAGCAACGCCCATCTTTTCTTGACCAGCCTTAGTCTTTGGCTCAATGGCAACAGAGATAACAGGCTCTGGGAATACCATTGATTCTAAGATAACAGCATCTGTTGGATCACATAATGTGTCTCCAGTTGTGGTATCCTTAAGTCCTACAGCTGCAGCGATATCGCCTGCATATACTGTTGGAATTTCCGCTCTTGTGTTGGCATGCATTTGAAGAATTCGTCCAATTCTCTCTTTTTTCCCTTTAGTAGAGTTTAATACATAAGACCCTGCATCAAGGGTTCCTGAGTATACGCGGAAAAAAGCTAATTTTCCTACATACGGATCCGCCATGATTTTAAAGGCTAAAGCTGAGAATGGTTCACTATCATCTGCATGTCTTTCTATCTCTTCTTGTGTGTCTGCATCAATTCCACTAATCGCCGGAATGTCGAGCGGTGAAGGCATATAAGCAACAACACCATCAAGAAGAAGTTGCACGCCCTTGTTCTTGTAAGCTGAACCACAATATACTGGCGTGATTTGAACATTTATTGTTCCTTGTCTAATACCCTTTACAAGCTCTTCCTCTGTTAAGGCTTCACCCTCTAGATATTTCATCATTAACTCTTCACTTGTTTCAGAAACAGCCTCTACAAGCTTTTCTCTGTATTCTACAGCTAACTCCTTCAACTCTTCAGGGATTTCTACAATTTTCGTTTCTTGCCCTACATCGTCAAGGTATATAGTTGCCTCCATTTTGACAAGATCAATGATTCCTGTGAATTCCTCTTCACTACCTATTGGCAATTGAACTGCAACAGGATTGGCGGCTAATCGATCTATCATCATTTGCATCACATTGAAAAAATCTGCTCCTTGGCGATCCATTTTATTAACGAAGGCCATTCTCGGAACTTTATATTTATCTCCTTGTCGCCATACTGTTTCAGATTGAGGTTCTACCCCACCCTTAGCACAGAATACAGCTACAGCACCATCTAGTACTCTTAAAGATCTTTCTACCTCTACAGTGAAGTCCACGTGACCTGGTGTATCAATGATGTTAACTCTATGGTTCAACCATTGACAAGTAGTAGCAGCCGAGGTAATTGTGATACCTCTTTCCTTCTCTTGATCCATCCAGTCCATCTGTGATGCACCTTCATGGGTTTCACCTAACTTACGTGTTGTACCACTGTAAAATAAAATTCTCTCTGTAGTAGTCGTCTTTCCGGCATCAATATGAGCCATAATACCGATATTTCTTGTTCTTTCTAGTGGAAATTCTCTTGGCACTACTCTTCCTCCTCCCATGCAAAATGCAACATCTACTCTATCGCATATACTAACAGCATTCTGCTTATAGCATCTCCTAAAAGCGCTATATTAAACTTGATTTTACCATCTATAATGTGCAAATGCTTTGTTTGCCTCTGCCATTTTATGTGTATCTTCTTTCTTCTTCACAGAGGACCCTGTGTTGTTTGCAGCATCCATAATTTCCTTAGCTAATTTTTCAATCATCCCTTTTTCGCCTCTAGCTCTTGTGTATTTCACTAACCACCTTAAGCCTAAAGTTTGCCTTCTTTCAGGTCTAACCTCAATTGGCACTTGATAGTTGGCTCCACCAACACGTCTAGCCTTTACTTCTAAAACAGGCATGATATTATTCATTGCTTTTTCAAACACTTCTACAGGATTTTCTTCTGCTCTTTCTTTAATTATATCGAAAGCCCCATAAACAATGTTTTGTGCAGTTCCTTTTTTACCGTCTAACATCACGCTGTTGATTAATTTTGCAACTACCATACTTCCGTGAATTGGATCGGCTAACACTTCTCTTTTAGGTACATTTCCTTTTCTTGGCACTTTGCTTCCCTCCTCAAATGATATCTTGTCTAATCATTTCATCGGTACTCGACAATTGCATCAATTGCCGTTGTGCGCAGTAATGCTCGTTATGAACTGGTACCCTATATGGTAAGGGGTAGAATATATCTATGCATTATCGCTCCGACGATCTTTATTTCTTGTCTTTTGGTCTTTTGGCACCGTACTTAGATCTACCTTGCATTCTGTTTGCGACACCGGCAGTATCTAATGTACCTCTTACGATATGGTATCTAACTCCTGGTAAATCTTTGATTCTTCCACCTCTAATCAAAACAACACTATGTTCTTGCAGGTTGTGTCCGATTCCTGGGATATATGCACTTACCTCAATCCCATTTGTCAATCTAACCCTTGCTACTTTTCTTAAGGCAGAGTTAGGCTTCTTAGGTGTGATGGTCTTTACTGAAGTACATACACCTCTTTTTTGTGGTGCGCTCAAATCAGTTGATTTTCTCTTTAAAGAGTTGAAACCTTTTTGAAGAGCAGGAGCTGTTGATTTCTCTTGAACTGCTTTTCTTCCTTTACGGACTAACTGGTTAATTGTTGGCATTTATTGCACCTCCTTCCAAAGATTAACTAATAACATAGAAAAACATTTATCTGCCCTTAGTGCAGATAAACTGTTTTTTAACAAAGTGAATACTTCTTATTTAGTTGAACCCAACTGTCATTTTATTGTGGCTGCCACAGCTGCTGCTACATCAATTCCGCATGCTTGCCCTAGCTTCTTCATTGAATCCACTGGAACAATAGCGATATTTTGTTCTTTGGCTAATTCTTCAATTGGTTCCACAACATTTTTAGCTGCATCCTTTGCAATATAAAGGACTGTAACCTCACCTTGTTTTAGAGCCTTTTTTGTTTCTTTTATTCCTATCACTTTTTTTGCATGTTGTAGCTTTTCTAGCATTAAAGTATCCTCCTTTTTAGATATCCAGGGAGATCATGTGATCTCCCGGATACAAAAAGTCAACTTTCACATGACTTACACACTTAAACATTTTAACACTTGTTAAAAATAGTGTCAACAACTTCTTTGTTAATTACAATGTTTCTTCTATCTCATCTAGCTTTTCATCGGTTTCTGTACTGATGGCAATGTTCTTATATCTCTTCATTCCAGTACCTGCAGGAATGAGTTTACCAATAATTACATTCTCTTTAAGCCCGATTAGGTGATCCTCTTTACCTTTAATGGCAGCTTCCGTTAAGACCCTTGTGGTCTCTTGAAAGGATGCAGCTGATAAGAAGGAATCAGTAGCCAGGGATGCCTTTGTAATTCCAAGTAATGCGATGTTACCAGTGGCTGGTTCTCCACCCTCTTCAATTGCCTTTTGATTGGCCAGTTCAAATGCAAAGACATTTTCTAAGCTTCCTGGCAATAATTCTGTATCCCCAGCTTCCTCGACTTTGATTCGACTAAGCATTTGTCTGGAGATGACCTCAATATGTTTATCATTGATATCAACGCCTTGTAGACGATACACCCGTTGTACTTCTTTAATAATGTAGGTTTGCACCCCTTCAACACCTTTGATTCTCAAAATATCATGGGGGTTAACAGATCCTTCAGTGATTTCGTCTCCTGGTTCAAGGATTTGCCCCTGTTTAACCTTTACCCGAGATCCGTAAGGAATCGTGTAGGTCACGACTTCTTGATTTTCATCAGTTACCGTTACTTCTCGCTTTCTCTTGCTCTCACTAATGTCTACCTTACCAGAGATTTCACTAATAATAGCTAATCCCTTTGGTTTTCTTGCCTCGAAAAGCTCTTCAACCCTCGGAAGACCTTGGGTAATATCCGATCCAGCTACCCCACCAGTATGGAAGGTACGCATGGTTAACTGTGTTCCTGGTTCTCCAATGGATTGAGCTGCAATAATTCCCACGGCTTCTCCTACCTTAACCGGCTCTCCTGTAGCTAGGTTTCGTCCATAGCAGGTACCACAAACCCCATGCTTCGAACGGCAAGCCAAGGC
Encoded proteins:
- the rpsL gene encoding 30S ribosomal protein S12; its protein translation is MPTINQLVRKGRKAVQEKSTAPALQKGFNSLKRKSTDLSAPQKRGVCTSVKTITPKKPNSALRKVARVRLTNGIEVSAYIPGIGHNLQEHSVVLIRGGRIKDLPGVRYHIVRGTLDTAGVANRMQGRSKYGAKRPKDKK
- the tuf gene encoding elongation factor Tu, with the translated sequence MGKAKFERSKPHVNIGTIGHVDHGKTTLTAAITITMHNRYGTGGAVAFDMIDKAPEERERGITISTAHVEYETDKRHYAHVDCPGHADYVKNMITGAAQMDGAILVCSAADGPMPQTREHILLSRQVGVPYIVVFLNKCDMVDDEELLELVEMEVRDLLNMYEFPGDDTPVIMGSALKALEDPAGPWGDKIVELFDAIDTWIPEPVRDTDKPFLMPVEDVFSITGRGTVATGRIERGIVKVQEEISLVGLSEAPRKLVVTGVEMFRKLLDQGQAGDNVGILLRGIQRDEIERGQVLAKTGSIQPHTKFMAEVYVLKKEEGGRHTPFFDGYRPQFYFRTTDVTGSIKLPEGVEMVMPGDNITMEIELISPIATEEGLRFAIREGGRTVGAGVVASIIE
- the rpsG gene encoding 30S ribosomal protein S7, producing MPRKGNVPKREVLADPIHGSMVVAKLINSVMLDGKKGTAQNIVYGAFDIIKERAEENPVEVFEKAMNNIMPVLEVKARRVGGANYQVPIEVRPERRQTLGLRWLVKYTRARGEKGMIEKLAKEIMDAANNTGSSVKKKEDTHKMAEANKAFAHYRW
- a CDS encoding ribosomal L7Ae/L30e/S12e/Gadd45 family protein, encoding MLEKLQHAKKVIGIKETKKALKQGEVTVLYIAKDAAKNVVEPIEELAKEQNIAIVPVDSMKKLGQACGIDVAAAVAATIK
- the fusA gene encoding elongation factor G codes for the protein MPREFPLERTRNIGIMAHIDAGKTTTTERILFYSGTTRKLGETHEGASQMDWMDQEKERGITITSAATTCQWLNHRVNIIDTPGHVDFTVEVERSLRVLDGAVAVFCAKGGVEPQSETVWRQGDKYKVPRMAFVNKMDRQGADFFNVMQMMIDRLAANPVAVQLPIGSEEEFTGIIDLVKMEATIYLDDVGQETKIVEIPEELKELAVEYREKLVEAVSETSEELMMKYLEGEALTEEELVKGIRQGTINVQITPVYCGSAYKNKGVQLLLDGVVAYMPSPLDIPAISGIDADTQEEIERHADDSEPFSALAFKIMADPYVGKLAFFRVYSGTLDAGSYVLNSTKGKKERIGRILQMHANTRAEIPTVYAGDIAAAVGLKDTTTGDTLCDPTDAVILESMVFPEPVISVAIEPKTKAGQEKMGVALQKLAEEDPTFKTYTDEETSQTIIAGMGELHLEIIVDRMMREFKVEATVGKPQVAYKETITKAVEVEAKYAKQSGGRGQYGHVKIRMIPQEPGIGYEFTNSTVGGSIPREYVPAVDQGIQGAMVNGILAGYEVVDFKVELYDGSYHDVDSSEMAFKIAGSMAFKEGMRKASPALLEPYMKVEVVTPEDYMGDVIGDLNSRRGQIEGMESRSGAQVIKAFVPLSEMFGYSTDLRSKTQGRATYSMHFNHYAQVPASISEKIMTGK